A region of Cellulophaga sp. RHA19 DNA encodes the following proteins:
- a CDS encoding McrC family protein, protein MKTLKAISVFEHQSLAIGEQGFKQAHLDALLKLNEYHNGTYFQPIAKGVKFNQYVGVIQVDGLTIEINPKADKDDDDAKWKGVLLKMLQSCGKLKAKSTGAANVKRKHLNLLEVYFELYLLEVESLVRKGLIKQYRKETKNTKSLKGKLEFAGHLRRNIIHKERFYTKHQVYDADHLLHQVLQKALGIVSLFTNGSRLQDLANRVQLNFPKVANKTITAKELNTIQLNRKSNGYSYALELARLIILNYSPDIASGKEKMLSLLFNMNELWETFILKQLQEISEANGIDISGQETKSFWGANYLKPDIVLRKGDKTFVLDTKWKRPQNNRVSVGDLRQMYAYCRFWDAEKALLLYPGYFRSNSFKTYKTDDYSLYNTNKVSEIAHQCKMGYVSVLDENGELSTTVGESILELLEL, encoded by the coding sequence TTGAAAACTCTAAAGGCGATATCTGTTTTTGAACACCAAAGCTTGGCTATTGGTGAACAAGGCTTTAAACAAGCTCATTTAGATGCGCTTTTAAAATTAAATGAGTACCATAACGGTACTTATTTTCAGCCTATAGCAAAAGGTGTAAAATTTAATCAATATGTAGGTGTGATACAAGTAGATGGTTTAACTATAGAAATAAACCCTAAAGCAGATAAAGACGATGATGACGCTAAATGGAAAGGAGTTCTGTTAAAAATGCTTCAATCTTGTGGTAAATTAAAGGCAAAATCTACTGGAGCAGCAAATGTAAAAAGAAAGCACTTAAACCTTTTAGAGGTCTATTTTGAACTTTACTTGTTAGAAGTAGAAAGTCTGGTGCGTAAAGGACTTATTAAGCAATATAGAAAGGAAACTAAAAATACAAAATCATTAAAGGGCAAGTTAGAGTTTGCAGGTCATTTACGTCGTAATATAATACACAAGGAACGTTTTTATACAAAGCATCAAGTATATGATGCTGATCATTTACTACATCAAGTGCTACAAAAAGCATTAGGTATTGTATCTCTTTTTACAAATGGTTCTAGACTACAGGATTTAGCCAATAGAGTACAATTAAATTTTCCGAAAGTAGCTAATAAAACTATAACTGCAAAGGAGTTAAATACAATACAATTAAACAGAAAGTCTAATGGTTATAGTTATGCTTTAGAGTTAGCACGTTTAATTATTTTAAACTATTCGCCAGATATTGCTAGTGGCAAAGAAAAAATGTTGTCTTTACTTTTTAATATGAACGAGCTTTGGGAAACGTTTATTTTAAAGCAGTTGCAAGAAATATCAGAAGCAAATGGAATAGATATTTCTGGACAAGAAACAAAATCGTTTTGGGGAGCCAATTATTTAAAGCCAGATATTGTTTTAAGAAAAGGAGATAAGACCTTTGTACTAGATACAAAATGGAAAAGGCCGCAAAATAACAGAGTTTCAGTTGGAGATCTACGTCAAATGTATGCATACTGTCGTTTTTGGGACGCAGAAAAAGCTCTTTTATTATATCCTGGTTATTTCAGGAGTAACTCATTTAAAACTTATAAAACAGATGATTATTCCCTCTATAATACAAATAAAGTATCAGAAATAGCTCATCAGTGTAAAATGGGTTATGTTTCTGTTTTAGATGAAAATGGAGAATTATCTACAACTGTAGGAGAATCTATTTTAGAATTATTAGAATTATAA
- a CDS encoding RNA methyltransferase, with protein MNNNFVNEYFGIGIQNGKTPENLGVLWRTAQNLGASFIFTIGNRYAKQACDTHNAVKSIPYYHYNTFEDFKNNIPVGTRIVGVELDDTAVDLETFEHPRRCVYLLGAEDHGLSKEAIEESHFLVKFKSTLSLNVAVAGSIVLYDRQLDKPRS; from the coding sequence ATGAATAATAATTTTGTGAATGAATACTTTGGTATAGGCATACAAAACGGTAAAACGCCAGAAAATTTAGGCGTTTTATGGCGTACAGCACAAAACTTAGGCGCTAGTTTTATTTTTACCATAGGCAACAGATATGCAAAACAAGCTTGTGATACACACAATGCGGTAAAATCTATACCGTATTACCATTACAATACGTTTGAGGATTTTAAAAATAACATTCCTGTAGGCACCAGAATAGTAGGAGTGGAGCTAGATGATACTGCGGTAGATTTAGAAACCTTTGAGCATCCTAGACGCTGTGTGTATTTACTAGGAGCAGAAGATCACGGTTTAAGCAAAGAAGCCATAGAGGAGTCGCACTTTTTAGTAAAATTTAAGTCTACCTTAAGTTTAAATGTAGCAGTTGCGGGCAGTATTGTACTTTATGACAGGCAACTTGATAAACCAAGAAGTTAA
- a CDS encoding RDD family protein codes for MNQNLENTYNLSSRKRRIVAFAIDHCLFTFLIVSIVFLSLGSDFINETNFSNILFKMLPSMVIGLLIYFSKDTIKGISPGKWIMGIMVRDENNPSEVPSFGRLLTRNLFLIIWPVEFIVLATNQNKKRLGDKTAKAIVVKNPNKPSKLPRIIALVATGFTFFIFIFFFVGSVMKNSDAYKVAIIEIEKNEEIQSETGGIKDYGMMPTGSINMTNGYGEALLGIKVIGNDKDVNVDVYLTKESNGEWELIELSK; via the coding sequence ATGAATCAAAATTTAGAAAACACGTATAATTTATCTAGCAGAAAAAGAAGAATAGTTGCATTTGCTATTGATCACTGTTTATTCACATTTTTAATTGTAAGTATTGTTTTTTTATCACTTGGGTCGGATTTTATAAACGAAACCAATTTTAGTAACATTTTGTTTAAGATGTTACCATCTATGGTTATTGGCTTATTAATTTACTTTTCAAAAGATACTATAAAAGGTATTAGTCCTGGTAAATGGATCATGGGAATTATGGTTCGTGATGAAAATAACCCCTCTGAGGTTCCTTCTTTTGGAAGGTTATTAACTAGAAACTTATTTTTAATTATTTGGCCAGTAGAATTTATAGTTCTTGCTACCAATCAAAATAAAAAAAGATTAGGAGATAAAACAGCAAAAGCAATTGTAGTTAAAAACCCTAACAAACCATCAAAACTACCAAGAATAATAGCGTTAGTAGCAACAGGATTTACCTTTTTTATATTTATATTTTTCTTTGTTGGCTCTGTAATGAAAAACTCTGACGCTTATAAGGTTGCTATTATTGAAATTGAAAAAAATGAAGAAATACAATCTGAAACTGGAGGCATAAAAGACTATGGTATGATGCCAACAGGGAGCATTAATATGACTAACGGCTATGGTGAGGCTCTACTAGGAATAAAAGTAATTGGCAATGATAAAGATGTTAATGTAGATGTTTACCTAACTAAAGAGAGTAATGGCGAATGGGAACTAATAGAGCTTAGTAAATAA
- a CDS encoding Fur family transcriptional regulator, giving the protein MGIVRKTKSVKILHDEFDKSSAAISVTTLIERFSAQMNKTTIYRVLDKFEDDGYLHSFLGKNGHKWYAKCNGCSSSNHSDAHPHFQCSNCGKVDCLPADVVIPKIPNRVVDVSQVLLQGKCEQCHT; this is encoded by the coding sequence ATGGGTATTGTAAGAAAAACAAAGTCGGTTAAAATATTACACGATGAATTTGATAAAAGTTCAGCTGCAATTTCTGTAACTACTTTAATTGAGCGTTTTAGTGCTCAAATGAATAAAACTACTATTTATCGTGTTTTAGATAAGTTTGAAGATGATGGTTATTTACATTCATTTTTAGGCAAAAACGGTCATAAATGGTACGCAAAATGTAATGGATGTTCATCTAGCAATCATTCAGATGCGCACCCACATTTTCAATGTTCTAACTGTGGTAAGGTAGATTGCCTGCCTGCAGATGTTGTAATACCTAAAATACCTAACAGGGTTGTAGATGTTTCACAAGTACTTTTACAAGGTAAGTGCGAGCAGTGCCATACATAA
- a CDS encoding DUF4625 domain-containing protein encodes MKIKLKYFFFLPLLTIISSCSSDDSSDKDEEKPTISINYTQGFPQPCVQLVKGETYSFRAQVTDNKALASYSLDVHNNFDHHTHDDQEGECNLEPIKQAINPFIYMENYTIPEGSTSYEINVSLTIPDDIDTGDYHCAYSVTDQTGWQSRTSIDIKIVD; translated from the coding sequence ATGAAAATTAAATTAAAATATTTCTTTTTTTTACCATTATTAACTATTATTTCTTCTTGTTCTAGTGATGATAGTAGTGATAAAGATGAAGAAAAACCAACAATTAGCATTAATTACACTCAAGGTTTTCCACAACCGTGTGTGCAATTAGTAAAAGGAGAAACCTATAGTTTTAGAGCTCAGGTTACAGACAACAAAGCTTTGGCATCTTATAGTTTAGATGTTCATAATAATTTTGACCATCATACCCATGATGACCAAGAGGGAGAATGTAATTTAGAACCTATTAAACAAGCCATAAACCCTTTTATTTATATGGAAAACTATACGATTCCTGAAGGTTCTACCAGTTATGAAATAAACGTAAGCTTAACAATTCCGGACGATATTGATACGGGTGATTACCACTGTGCTTACTCTGTAACAGACCAAACAGGCTGGCAATCTAGAACCTCTATAGACATAAAAATAGTAGATTAA